A region of Burkholderiales bacterium JOSHI_001 DNA encodes the following proteins:
- a CDS encoding Ion channel (PFAM: Ion channel) — protein MNERARRRSASLLWGLKLAPGDSVPARVIETRWRWPAVLALAGTVPAFYLEMLRASRPMVATLAYLLAAGVNTAALLHTGWRCGRLGQHLRANPLDVTLGVGLLLSALLPASSQSEGALMVRMLVALLAMVRMMWATQHLFSRGSMLHLLLFAAGVLVLCGAGYWWLEPTTPTLAQGIWLAFATAATVGYGDVVPTTPASKVFSVFVVMLGFGVLSMVTAAIATRWIETEERIIEREILRDVHRQIDALHQEIAALRRDLALCERPVREVTDPPD, from the coding sequence ATGAATGAACGTGCGCGACGACGCAGTGCTTCGCTGCTGTGGGGCCTGAAGCTGGCCCCCGGAGACAGCGTGCCCGCGCGGGTGATCGAGACCCGCTGGCGCTGGCCCGCGGTGCTGGCGCTGGCCGGCACCGTTCCGGCCTTCTACCTGGAAATGCTGCGCGCCTCGCGGCCGATGGTGGCCACGCTGGCCTACCTGCTGGCCGCGGGCGTGAACACCGCGGCCCTGCTGCACACCGGCTGGCGCTGCGGGCGCCTGGGCCAACACCTGCGCGCCAACCCGCTGGACGTGACATTGGGTGTCGGGCTGCTGCTGTCCGCACTGCTGCCCGCCAGCAGCCAAAGCGAAGGCGCACTGATGGTGCGCATGCTGGTGGCGCTGCTGGCCATGGTGCGCATGATGTGGGCCACCCAGCACCTGTTCAGCCGCGGCAGCATGCTGCACCTGCTGCTGTTCGCCGCCGGGGTGCTGGTGCTGTGCGGGGCCGGCTACTGGTGGCTGGAGCCCACCACGCCCACGCTGGCGCAGGGCATCTGGCTGGCCTTTGCCACCGCGGCCACGGTGGGTTACGGCGACGTGGTGCCTACCACGCCGGCCAGCAAGGTGTTCTCGGTGTTCGTGGTGATGCTGGGCTTCGGCGTGCTGTCGATGGTGACCGCAGCCATTGCCACGCGCTGGATAGAAACCGAAGAGCGCATCATCGAGCGCGAGATCCTGCGCGACGTGCACCGCCAGATCGACGCCCTGCACCAGGAGATTGCCGCGCTGCGGCGCGACCTGGCGCTGTGCGAGCGCCCCGTGCGCGAGGTCACCGACCCGCCGGACTGA
- a CDS encoding ATP-dependent protease HslVU, ATPase subunit (PFAM: AAA domain (Cdc48 subfamily); C-terminal, D2-small domain, of ClpB protein; ATPase family associated with various cellular activities (AAA)~TIGRFAM: ATP-dependent protease HslVU, ATPase subunit): MSMTPQEIVSELDRHIVGQKAAKRAVAIALRNRWRRQQVDEKLRGEITPKNILMIGPTGVGKTEIARRLARLADAPFIKVEATKFTEVGYVGKDVDTIIRDLVDMAVKQEREAALKRNRVRAEDAAEERILDALVPPPRSEFGLTPSASSDNTARQVMRKRLREGSLDDKEIELELAEHGPRAMEIMTPPGMEDMAEQLKGMFSQLGGAKKKLRKLRIADARALLVDEEAAKLVNDDEIKTRALSHAEANGIVFIDEIDKVASRGGEGGNAEVSRQGVQRDLLPLVEGTTVSTKHGMVKTDHILFIASGAFHLAKPSDLIPELQGRFPIRVELTSLSVDDFEAILTSTHASLIKQYQALLATEGVTLTLEADAIRRLAQMAHDVNERTENIGARRLATVMERLLDEVSFDAPNLSGQTVRVDAAMVDARLAELAGNEDLSRYIL; encoded by the coding sequence ATGTCGATGACCCCGCAGGAAATCGTCTCTGAACTGGACCGCCACATCGTCGGGCAGAAAGCCGCCAAGCGCGCGGTGGCCATCGCGCTGCGCAACCGCTGGCGGCGCCAGCAGGTGGACGAGAAGCTGCGCGGCGAGATCACGCCCAAGAACATCCTGATGATCGGCCCCACCGGCGTGGGCAAGACCGAAATCGCGCGCCGCCTGGCGCGACTGGCCGACGCGCCCTTCATCAAGGTGGAAGCCACCAAGTTCACCGAAGTGGGCTATGTGGGCAAGGACGTGGACACCATCATCCGCGACCTGGTGGACATGGCGGTGAAGCAGGAGCGCGAAGCCGCCCTCAAGCGCAACCGCGTGCGCGCCGAGGACGCCGCCGAAGAGCGCATCCTGGACGCCCTGGTGCCACCGCCGCGCAGCGAGTTCGGCCTGACGCCATCGGCCAGCAGCGACAACACCGCACGCCAGGTGATGCGCAAGCGCCTGCGCGAAGGCAGCCTGGACGACAAGGAGATCGAGCTCGAACTGGCCGAACACGGCCCGCGCGCGATGGAAATCATGACCCCGCCCGGCATGGAAGACATGGCCGAGCAACTCAAGGGCATGTTCAGCCAACTGGGTGGGGCGAAGAAGAAGCTGCGCAAATTGCGCATTGCCGACGCGCGGGCCCTGCTGGTGGACGAAGAAGCCGCCAAGCTGGTGAACGACGACGAGATCAAGACCCGCGCGCTGAGCCATGCCGAAGCCAACGGCATCGTCTTCATCGACGAGATCGACAAGGTGGCCTCGCGCGGCGGTGAAGGCGGCAACGCCGAGGTGTCGCGCCAGGGCGTGCAGCGCGACCTGCTGCCGCTGGTGGAAGGCACCACGGTCAGCACCAAGCACGGCATGGTGAAGACCGACCACATCCTGTTCATCGCCTCGGGCGCCTTCCACCTGGCCAAGCCCAGCGACCTGATCCCGGAACTGCAGGGCCGCTTTCCCATCCGGGTGGAATTGACGTCACTGAGCGTGGACGACTTCGAGGCCATCCTCACCAGCACCCACGCCAGCCTGATCAAGCAGTACCAGGCCCTGCTGGCCACCGAAGGCGTGACGCTGACGCTGGAAGCGGACGCCATCCGCCGCCTGGCGCAGATGGCGCATGACGTGAACGAGCGCACCGAAAACATCGGTGCGCGCCGCCTGGCCACGGTGATGGAGCGGCTGCTGGATGAAGTGAGCTTCGACGCCCCGAACCTGTCCGGCCAGACCGTGCGCGTGGACGCCGCGATGGTGGACGCGCGCCTGGCCGAACTGGCCGGCAACGAGGACCTGTCGCGCTACATCCTCTAA
- a CDS encoding ATP-dependent protease HslVU, peptidase subunit (PFAM: Proteasome subunit~TIGRFAM: ATP-dependent protease HslVU, peptidase subunit): MEPFHGTTIVSVRRGEQVAIGGDGQVTLGTIVVKASARKVRKLYRDQVLAGFAGATADAFTLFERFEAKLEKHQGHLVRAAIELTRDWRTDRVLRRLEAMLAVADRTASLIITGNGDVLEPEQGIVAIGSGGAYAQAAAKALLNHTELSAEQIVKKSLEIAGEICIYTNQNHTIEVLS, from the coding sequence ATGGAACCCTTCCACGGCACCACCATCGTCAGCGTGCGCCGCGGCGAGCAGGTGGCCATCGGCGGCGACGGCCAGGTCACGCTGGGCACCATCGTCGTCAAGGCCAGCGCGCGCAAGGTGCGCAAGCTCTACCGCGACCAGGTGCTGGCCGGGTTTGCCGGCGCCACGGCCGACGCCTTCACCCTGTTCGAACGCTTCGAGGCCAAGCTGGAAAAGCACCAGGGCCACCTGGTGCGCGCGGCCATTGAGCTGACGCGCGACTGGCGCACCGACCGCGTGCTGCGCCGCCTGGAAGCCATGCTGGCGGTGGCCGACCGCACGGCCAGCCTGATCATCACTGGCAATGGCGACGTGCTGGAGCCCGAGCAGGGCATCGTGGCCATCGGCTCGGGCGGCGCCTACGCGCAGGCCGCCGCCAAGGCGCTGCTGAACCACACCGAACTCAGCGCCGAGCAGATCGTCAAGAAGAGCCTGGAAATCGCGGGCGAGATCTGCATCTACACCAATCAGAACCACACGATTGAAGTGCTGAGCTGA
- a CDS encoding RNA polymerase-binding protein DksA (PFAM: Prokaryotic dksA/traR C4-type zinc finger~TIGRFAM: RNA polymerase-binding protein DksA), producing the protein MSKTSAKSAAPAKSKAPAKTSAPAKASPSTAKAPAKAAPAKAAPAKAAAAKAPAAPAKKATATTKPVPKPETKPATKAPAAVAPKPAAAPKPAPAPKATKSSAPAPAPQPAPAPQPDTRHRFAERFAPPKPPSRNLPEPMEFVKTAIKADPKLVNAWKTKAGRDLTEPELLAMPESEYMNEKQLDFFRARLQGLKDDLLSNAGETTEHLREDTSIVPDPADRATIEEEHALELRTRDRERKLLKKISQSLGRIESGEYGFCDETGEPIGLGRLLARPTATLALEAQQRREMKQKMFGD; encoded by the coding sequence GTGAGCAAGACCTCGGCCAAGAGCGCAGCACCCGCCAAGAGCAAGGCGCCAGCCAAGACCAGCGCGCCGGCCAAGGCGTCACCTTCCACCGCCAAGGCCCCGGCCAAGGCGGCGCCCGCCAAGGCAGCGCCCGCGAAAGCGGCTGCGGCCAAGGCTCCTGCAGCACCGGCCAAGAAGGCGACTGCCACCACCAAGCCCGTGCCCAAGCCAGAAACCAAACCCGCCACCAAGGCCCCTGCCGCCGTGGCACCCAAGCCTGCCGCGGCTCCCAAGCCCGCGCCGGCACCCAAGGCGACCAAGTCTTCCGCGCCCGCGCCGGCCCCCCAGCCGGCACCGGCCCCGCAACCCGATACACGGCACCGCTTCGCCGAGCGATTCGCGCCGCCCAAGCCGCCGAGCCGCAACCTGCCCGAACCCATGGAATTTGTGAAAACCGCCATCAAGGCGGACCCGAAGCTGGTCAATGCCTGGAAGACCAAGGCCGGCCGCGACCTGACCGAACCCGAACTGCTGGCCATGCCGGAGTCGGAGTACATGAACGAGAAGCAGTTGGACTTCTTCCGCGCCCGGCTGCAAGGCCTGAAGGACGACCTGCTGTCCAACGCCGGCGAAACCACCGAGCACCTGCGCGAGGACACCTCCATCGTGCCCGACCCGGCCGACCGTGCCACCATCGAGGAAGAGCACGCGCTGGAGCTGCGCACACGCGACCGCGAACGCAAGCTGCTGAAGAAGATCAGCCAGTCGCTGGGCCGCATTGAATCGGGTGAGTACGGTTTCTGCGACGAAACCGGCGAACCCATCGGCCTGGGCCGGCTGCTGGCCCGCCCGACGGCCACGCTGGCGCTGGAAGCCCAGCAGCGCCGCGAAATGAAGCAGAAGATGTTCGGCGACTGA
- a CDS encoding putative GTPase, G3E family (PFAM: CobW/HypB/UreG, nucleotide-binding domain; Cobalamin synthesis protein cobW C-terminal domain), which produces MSNGLIPATILTGFLGSGKTTLLKRVLTENHGQKIAVIENEFGEENIDNDILVADTNEQIIQMNNGCVCCSIREDLRSTLADLAEKRRKGELDFDRVVIETTGLADPGPVAQTFFMDDEIAESYLLDSVLTLVDAKHADQQLDARQEARRQVGFADQIFISKTDLVDAGVVDALAHRLKHMNPRAPHSRVHFGEVPIASVFDLRGFNLNAKLEIDPEFLTEDQHDHHDHDHDHEHGEHCDHPHHHAHDDDVKSFAFRSDKPFSAPKLEDFLGSIVQVYGPKMLRYKGVLYMKGSERKVVFQGVHQLMGSDLGPKWAPGEKKMSKLVFIGIDLPRDILLQGLEGCLV; this is translated from the coding sequence ATGTCCAACGGCCTCATCCCTGCCACCATCCTCACCGGGTTCCTGGGCAGCGGCAAGACCACCCTGCTCAAGCGCGTTCTGACCGAAAACCACGGCCAGAAGATCGCCGTGATCGAGAACGAATTCGGCGAAGAGAACATCGACAACGACATCCTGGTGGCCGACACCAACGAGCAGATCATCCAGATGAACAACGGCTGCGTCTGCTGCAGCATCCGCGAGGACCTGCGCAGCACCCTGGCCGACCTGGCGGAAAAGCGCCGCAAGGGCGAACTGGACTTCGACCGGGTGGTGATCGAAACCACCGGCCTGGCCGACCCCGGCCCGGTGGCGCAGACCTTCTTCATGGACGACGAAATCGCCGAGAGCTACCTGCTGGACTCGGTGCTGACCCTGGTGGACGCCAAGCACGCCGACCAGCAACTGGACGCCCGCCAGGAGGCGCGTCGGCAGGTGGGCTTTGCCGACCAGATCTTCATCAGCAAGACCGACCTGGTGGACGCCGGGGTGGTGGACGCCCTGGCCCACCGGCTGAAGCACATGAACCCGCGCGCGCCGCACAGCCGGGTGCACTTCGGCGAGGTGCCCATCGCCAGCGTGTTCGACCTGCGGGGCTTCAACCTGAACGCCAAGCTGGAGATCGACCCCGAATTCCTGACCGAGGACCAGCACGACCACCATGACCATGATCACGATCATGAACATGGCGAACACTGCGATCACCCGCACCACCACGCCCACGACGACGACGTCAAGTCCTTCGCCTTCCGCTCCGACAAACCCTTCAGCGCCCCGAAGCTGGAAGACTTCCTGGGCTCCATCGTCCAGGTCTACGGGCCCAAGATGCTGCGCTACAAGGGGGTTCTCTATATGAAGGGGTCGGAGCGCAAGGTGGTGTTCCAGGGTGTGCACCAATTGATGGGCAGCGACCTGGGGCCGAAGTGGGCGCCGGGCGAGAAAAAGATGAGCAAACTGGTGTTCATCGGCATCGATCTGCCCCGCGACATCCTGCTTCAAGGCCTGGAGGGCTGCCTCGTGTGA
- a CDS encoding putative Mg2+ and Co2+ transporter CorC (PFAM: CBS domain; Transporter associated domain~manually curated), giving the protein MSEPQPGRPQRAAAATPADKRGLFVRLVEFLSPGPDSRDELIETLADAEQRELIAPESRLMLEGVLRMADMTAGDVMVAAPRMDQLDIDAPYDLLLESVINTAHSRFPVYEGQRDNVIGILMAKDLLKLQRAPELSLRTLLRPAVFVPESKGLNELLRDFRSNRNHLAIVIDEFGNTAGLITIEDVLEEIVGEIEDEFDEQATEADNGIYTLADGSHRVAGDTGIAAVNQAFGTRYPVDGFDTIGGLVVHQNGRVPRRGEKVTVDELDFTVMLTRGGAVRWFRVARAATPVT; this is encoded by the coding sequence GTGTCCGAACCTCAGCCTGGGCGGCCGCAACGCGCGGCCGCAGCCACGCCCGCCGACAAGCGAGGCTTGTTCGTGCGTCTGGTGGAATTCCTGTCGCCCGGGCCCGACTCGCGCGACGAACTGATCGAAACCCTGGCCGACGCCGAGCAGCGGGAGTTGATCGCGCCCGAATCGCGCCTGATGCTCGAAGGCGTGCTGCGCATGGCCGACATGACGGCCGGCGACGTGATGGTGGCCGCCCCGCGCATGGACCAGCTGGACATCGACGCGCCCTACGACCTGCTGCTGGAATCGGTGATCAACACCGCGCACTCGCGCTTCCCGGTCTATGAAGGCCAGCGCGACAACGTCATCGGCATCCTGATGGCGAAAGATTTGCTGAAGCTGCAGCGCGCGCCCGAACTCAGCCTGCGCACCCTGCTGCGCCCGGCGGTGTTCGTGCCCGAAAGCAAGGGCCTGAACGAACTGCTGCGCGACTTCCGCAGCAACCGCAACCACCTGGCCATCGTGATCGACGAGTTCGGCAACACCGCCGGGTTGATCACCATCGAAGACGTGCTGGAAGAAATCGTCGGCGAGATCGAGGACGAATTCGACGAGCAGGCCACCGAGGCCGACAACGGCATCTACACCCTGGCCGACGGCAGCCACCGCGTGGCCGGTGACACCGGCATTGCCGCGGTGAACCAGGCCTTCGGCACCCGCTACCCGGTGGACGGGTTCGACACCATCGGCGGCCTGGTGGTGCACCAGAATGGCCGCGTGCCCCGGCGCGGCGAGAAGGTGACCGTGGACGAACTGGACTTCACCGTCATGCTCACTCGCGGCGGCGCCGTGCGCTGGTTCCGCGTGGCGCGCGCGGCCACCCCCGTCACTTGA
- a CDS encoding apolipoprotein N-acyltransferase (PFAM: Carbon-nitrogen hydrolase~TIGRFAM: apolipoprotein N-acyltransferase), with the protein MKRRLSGGPGLLALALAGALHALAFAPLPLWWLQVLCLSGLAWAVQRAPTVGAAAWRGWAFGFGWLTAGLWWLFISMHDYGHLPAPLAALAVAVLAAFLSLYLAGAMALAARWRQAAPALAGLVFAACWLLGELARGRWFTGFPWIASGYAHADGPLAGWAPYIGVYGIGALAAACAWGVAGLLQGRWRAALLPGALAAAGLALPQDFSAHHGAPLGVSLLQTNVAQDLKFDADRMNGTIARLAAQVSAARGPLVVTPESAIPLPNLLLDEAGWASFHGPVARSGQPGRSLLVGLFLGSDEAGWVNSLAGLKADSRPHDFYRYGKRHLLPFGEFIPPGFGWLVALMNIPIGDQAQGRSTAPMDVAGQRLRPLICYEDLFGEDIAAGVVGPQGATVLVNSSNLAWFGRHQVQEQHLQFSRLRALEFQRPVIRATNTGATAIVDHRGVVTQQLPPLVEATLDGTVQGRSGDTPYARWLAAAGLWPLWALALGLLAGLWRRVGP; encoded by the coding sequence TTGAAGCGGCGCCTGTCGGGCGGGCCGGGCCTGCTGGCCCTGGCGCTGGCCGGCGCCCTGCACGCGCTGGCCTTTGCGCCGCTGCCGCTGTGGTGGTTGCAGGTGTTGTGCTTGTCGGGCCTGGCCTGGGCCGTCCAGCGCGCGCCCACGGTCGGGGCGGCGGCCTGGCGCGGCTGGGCCTTCGGCTTTGGCTGGCTGACCGCCGGGCTGTGGTGGCTGTTCATCAGCATGCACGACTACGGCCACCTGCCGGCGCCGCTGGCCGCGCTGGCGGTGGCGGTTCTGGCGGCCTTCCTGTCGCTGTACCTTGCCGGCGCCATGGCGCTGGCCGCCCGCTGGCGCCAAGCCGCGCCCGCGCTGGCCGGGCTGGTCTTTGCCGCCTGCTGGCTGCTGGGGGAACTGGCGCGCGGGCGCTGGTTCACCGGCTTTCCCTGGATCGCCTCCGGCTATGCCCATGCCGATGGCCCCCTGGCGGGCTGGGCGCCCTACATCGGCGTGTATGGCATTGGCGCACTGGCGGCGGCCTGCGCCTGGGGCGTGGCCGGGCTGCTTCAGGGCCGTTGGCGGGCCGCCCTGCTGCCGGGGGCACTGGCCGCCGCGGGCCTGGCGCTGCCGCAGGACTTCAGTGCCCACCACGGCGCGCCCCTGGGTGTGAGCCTGCTGCAGACCAATGTGGCGCAGGACCTGAAATTCGACGCCGACCGCATGAACGGCACCATTGCGCGCCTGGCGGCCCAGGTGAGCGCGGCGCGCGGGCCGCTGGTGGTGACGCCCGAGTCCGCCATCCCCCTGCCCAACCTGCTGCTGGACGAGGCCGGCTGGGCCAGTTTCCATGGCCCGGTGGCCCGCAGCGGCCAGCCCGGGCGCAGCCTGCTGGTGGGCCTGTTCCTGGGCAGCGACGAAGCCGGCTGGGTGAACAGCCTGGCCGGGCTGAAGGCCGACAGCCGGCCGCACGACTTCTACCGCTACGGCAAGCGCCACCTGCTGCCTTTTGGTGAATTCATCCCACCAGGCTTTGGCTGGCTGGTGGCGCTGATGAACATCCCCATCGGCGACCAGGCCCAGGGCCGCAGCACCGCGCCGATGGACGTGGCCGGCCAGCGCCTGCGCCCGCTGATCTGCTACGAAGACCTGTTCGGCGAAGACATTGCCGCTGGCGTGGTGGGGCCGCAGGGCGCCACCGTGCTGGTGAACAGCAGCAACCTGGCCTGGTTCGGCCGCCACCAGGTGCAGGAACAGCACCTTCAGTTCTCGCGCCTGCGCGCCCTGGAGTTCCAGCGCCCGGTGATCCGCGCCACCAACACCGGCGCCACCGCCATCGTGGACCACCGCGGCGTGGTCACGCAGCAATTGCCGCCGCTGGTGGAAGCCACGCTGGACGGCACGGTGCAGGGCCGCAGCGGCGACACACCCTATGCACGCTGGCTGGCGGCTGCAGGCCTGTGGCCCTTGTGGGCGCTGGCGCTGGGGCTGCTGGCGGGGCTCTGGCGCCGCGTCGGCCCGTAA
- a CDS encoding glycyl-tRNA synthetase, tetrameric type, alpha subunit (PFAM: Glycyl-tRNA synthetase alpha subunit~TIGRFAM: glycyl-tRNA synthetase, tetrameric type, alpha subunit) has protein sequence MLSFQQIILRLQDYWDRQGCALLQPYDMEVGAGTSHTATFLRALGPEPWKAAYVQPSRRPKDGRYGDNPNRLQHYYQYQVVLKPAPENILDLYLGSLEALGFDLKKNDVRFVEDDWENPTLGCWGLGWEVWLNGMEVTQFTYFQQVGGIDCKPITGEITYGLERLAMYIQGKESIFELEFAPGITYGDIYHQNEVEQSAYNFEHSDVDFLLQAFGAHEKTSQHLMAQQLALPAYEQLLKAGHTFNLLDARGAISVTERAAYIGRIRNLARAVAQSYVDSRARLGFPMAPKGWAAEVLADIEKKKAA, from the coding sequence ATGCTCAGCTTCCAGCAAATCATTCTTCGCCTGCAGGACTACTGGGACCGCCAGGGCTGCGCCCTGCTGCAGCCCTACGACATGGAAGTTGGCGCAGGCACCAGCCACACCGCCACCTTCCTGCGCGCGCTGGGGCCCGAGCCCTGGAAGGCCGCCTACGTGCAGCCCAGCCGCCGCCCCAAGGACGGCCGCTACGGCGACAACCCCAACCGCCTGCAGCACTACTACCAGTACCAGGTGGTGCTGAAACCCGCGCCCGAGAACATCCTGGACCTGTACCTGGGCAGCCTGGAAGCGCTGGGCTTCGACCTCAAGAAGAACGACGTGCGCTTCGTCGAGGACGATTGGGAAAACCCCACGCTGGGCTGCTGGGGCCTGGGCTGGGAGGTGTGGCTCAACGGCATGGAGGTGACCCAGTTCACCTACTTCCAGCAGGTGGGCGGCATCGACTGCAAGCCCATCACCGGCGAAATCACCTACGGCCTGGAGCGCCTGGCCATGTACATCCAGGGCAAGGAAAGCATCTTCGAGCTCGAATTTGCACCCGGCATCACCTACGGCGACATCTACCACCAGAACGAGGTGGAACAAAGCGCCTACAACTTCGAGCACAGCGATGTCGATTTCCTGCTGCAGGCCTTCGGCGCGCACGAAAAGACCAGCCAGCACCTGATGGCGCAGCAGCTGGCCCTGCCGGCCTACGAACAACTGCTGAAGGCCGGCCACACCTTCAACCTGCTGGACGCGCGGGGCGCGATCAGCGTGACCGAGCGCGCGGCCTACATCGGCCGCATCCGCAACCTGGCGCGCGCGGTGGCGCAAAGCTATGTGGACAGCCGGGCGCGGCTGGGCTTCCCGATGGCGCCCAAGGGCTGGGCCGCCGAGGTGCTGGCCGACATTGAAAAGAAGAAGGCGGCCTGA
- a CDS encoding glycyl-tRNA synthetase, tetrameric type, beta subunit (PFAM: Glycyl-tRNA synthetase beta subunit; DALR anticodon binding domain~TIGRFAM: glycyl-tRNA synthetase, tetrameric type, beta subunit), giving the protein MTQNLLLELFVEELPPKALKKLGEAFAGTLAASLKGQGLAAADATVTSFATPRRLAVHVAAVASRAADRAVQTKLMPVAVALDAAGAPTPALLKKLAALGADASVVPGLKRAPDGKAEALFLDSVVAGATLAEGLQKALDETLAKLPIPKVMGYQLAEGWTSVHFVRPAHGLVALHGDAVVPVKALGLVAGRSTRGHRFEAKSAVIELRHADSYAQQLLDEGGVVASYEARRADVVRQLAAAAAQEGLKPIEDEALVDEVNSLVERPNVLSCQFEPQFLDVPPECLILTMKANQKYFPLLNAAGKLTNKFLVVSNIRPADASAVVQGNERVVRPRLADAKFFFDQDRKKPLAARVDGLAKVVYHNKLGSQGERMERVRAIGHAIVNQLRLATVPFTADDKDHFDVLDSKVREAATLAKCDLLTDMVGEFPELQGIMGGYYARHEGLRDGVAIAIEDHYKPRYAGDALPRNHTGTVLALADKLETLVGLFGIGQLPTGDKDPFALRRHALGVIRILVEKNLPLDLPELLQAAVGAFGELITDPRAALRTFFADRLAVSLREQGYSVQEVDAVLALQPARLGDIPKRLAAVRAFAALPESAALAAANKRVGNILKKAEGTVQADVNPALLAEAAEIALHSALAQVAPGADAKFAQGDYTASLQALAALRTPVDAFFDDVMVNAEDPALRHNRLALLQALHAAMNRVADLSRLAS; this is encoded by the coding sequence ATGACCCAGAACCTGCTGCTTGAACTGTTCGTTGAAGAGCTGCCGCCCAAGGCGCTGAAGAAGCTGGGTGAGGCCTTCGCGGGCACGCTGGCCGCGTCGCTGAAGGGCCAGGGTTTGGCCGCGGCCGATGCCACCGTCACGTCCTTCGCCACCCCGCGCCGCCTGGCCGTGCACGTGGCGGCGGTGGCCTCCAGGGCCGCCGACCGCGCGGTGCAGACCAAGCTGATGCCGGTGGCCGTGGCGCTGGACGCCGCCGGCGCCCCCACCCCCGCGCTGCTGAAGAAGCTGGCGGCGCTGGGCGCTGACGCGTCGGTGGTTCCGGGCCTGAAGCGCGCCCCCGACGGCAAGGCCGAAGCCCTGTTCCTGGACAGCGTGGTGGCCGGCGCCACCCTGGCCGAAGGCCTGCAGAAGGCGCTGGACGAGACCCTGGCCAAGCTGCCCATCCCCAAGGTGATGGGCTACCAACTGGCCGAAGGCTGGACCAGCGTGCACTTCGTGCGCCCGGCCCACGGGTTGGTGGCGTTGCATGGCGACGCGGTGGTGCCGGTGAAGGCCCTGGGCCTGGTGGCCGGCCGCAGCACGCGCGGCCACCGTTTCGAGGCCAAGTCCGCGGTGATCGAGCTGCGCCACGCCGACAGCTACGCGCAGCAGCTGCTGGACGAGGGCGGCGTGGTCGCGTCCTACGAGGCGCGCCGCGCCGACGTGGTGCGGCAACTGGCCGCCGCCGCGGCCCAGGAAGGCCTGAAGCCCATCGAGGACGAAGCGCTGGTGGACGAGGTGAATTCGCTGGTGGAGCGCCCCAATGTGCTCAGCTGCCAGTTCGAGCCGCAGTTCCTGGACGTGCCGCCCGAATGCCTGATCCTGACGATGAAGGCCAACCAGAAGTACTTCCCGCTGCTGAACGCCGCTGGCAAGTTGACGAACAAGTTCCTGGTGGTCAGCAACATCCGCCCGGCCGACGCCAGCGCGGTGGTGCAGGGCAATGAGCGCGTGGTGCGTCCGCGCCTGGCCGATGCCAAGTTCTTCTTCGACCAGGACCGCAAGAAGCCGCTGGCCGCGCGCGTGGACGGCCTGGCCAAGGTGGTCTATCACAACAAGCTGGGCAGCCAGGGCGAACGCATGGAGCGCGTGCGCGCCATCGGCCACGCCATCGTGAACCAGCTGCGCCTGGCCACCGTGCCCTTCACGGCCGACGACAAGGACCACTTCGACGTGCTGGACAGCAAGGTGCGCGAAGCCGCCACGCTGGCCAAGTGCGACCTGCTGACCGACATGGTGGGCGAATTCCCCGAGTTGCAGGGCATCATGGGCGGGTACTACGCCCGCCACGAAGGCCTGCGCGACGGCGTGGCCATCGCGATCGAAGACCACTACAAGCCGCGCTATGCCGGCGACGCCCTGCCGCGCAACCACACCGGCACCGTGCTGGCGCTGGCCGACAAGCTGGAAACCCTGGTGGGCCTGTTCGGCATCGGCCAGTTGCCCACTGGCGACAAGGACCCGTTTGCGCTGCGCCGGCATGCGCTGGGTGTGATTCGCATCCTGGTGGAAAAGAACCTGCCGCTGGACCTGCCCGAACTGCTGCAGGCCGCGGTCGGCGCCTTCGGCGAGCTGATCACCGACCCGCGTGCGGCGCTGCGGACCTTCTTCGCCGACCGCCTGGCGGTGAGCCTGCGCGAGCAGGGCTACAGCGTGCAAGAAGTGGATGCCGTGCTGGCGCTGCAGCCCGCGCGCCTGGGTGACATCCCCAAGCGCCTGGCCGCGGTGCGCGCCTTCGCGGCCCTGCCGGAAAGTGCGGCGCTGGCCGCCGCCAACAAGCGCGTGGGCAACATCCTCAAGAAGGCCGAAGGCACGGTGCAAGCTGACGTGAACCCGGCCCTGCTGGCCGAGGCCGCCGAAATAGCCCTGCACAGCGCACTGGCCCAGGTGGCACCGGGGGCTGACGCGAAGTTCGCCCAGGGTGACTACACCGCGTCGCTGCAGGCCCTGGCCGCGCTGCGCACGCCGGTGGACGCCTTCTTCGACGACGTGATGGTCAATGCCGAAGACCCCGCCCTGCGCCACAACCGCCTGGCCTTGCTGCAGGCCCTGCACGCCGCCATGAACCGGGTGGCCGACCTGTCGCGGCTGGCATCATGA